The following proteins are encoded in a genomic region of Streptococcus gwangjuense:
- a CDS encoding glycosyltransferase family 52, producing MENIIFCSSPFQVMVAREVVQTITEDFIGIYLKMSNDARQTFYAERMKEFCKEVIVLEGKTVLNDIQEVLKGRSICNLYLASLDNPVALSIFKPSTMSLYTFDDGSTSIVPYSMYTQENERDIPYTNFTLRQVMSLSNRHFTVFEDCLLFPKEKQVFLKLHLEPGNFQRAKNGKKIRVFLGQFLGSLFYQEDLEITQKLTAKILDEQKIDYYYPHPRVPLNPYQDKLKETIFCFEEEIYFLLEEYEFVEVHGFYSTSLLMVKNIEGVSVHGYRTFLTTHESNVFAKRGVPYQNVSQSDTPVDIVMPVYNGAETISQTIDSVLNQTHQAFRLLIVDDGSTDNTEEICKPYLVDERIQYIRESHKGISETLNHGVSLSQTKYVARQDADDVWMPWHLDFLLQKLEKNPQLDLIGARVVAEEDAIIDKIKRNPSHHLSGEKLWLELAYRNVFNHSTVIFKRSAYDEAGGYDAKCDGFEDWHLWSRMVTKDNALVLNIVTTYYRLSERYKRGMTFRARLARSRGLRLEDVLK from the coding sequence TTGGAGAATATAATTTTTTGCTCATCACCCTTCCAGGTGATGGTCGCTAGGGAAGTTGTTCAGACTATTACAGAAGACTTTATTGGAATTTATCTAAAAATGTCAAATGATGCGAGACAGACTTTTTATGCTGAACGGATGAAAGAATTTTGTAAGGAAGTCATTGTTTTAGAAGGGAAGACAGTTTTGAATGATATTCAGGAGGTTCTGAAAGGCAGGTCAATTTGTAATCTCTATCTAGCAAGCTTAGACAATCCTGTAGCTCTTAGTATCTTTAAACCTAGCACGATGAGTCTGTATACCTTTGATGATGGAAGTACTTCTATTGTCCCTTACAGTATGTATACACAAGAAAATGAGAGGGATATTCCGTATACAAACTTTACCTTGAGACAGGTCATGTCTTTGTCAAATAGACATTTCACGGTATTTGAGGACTGTCTCCTTTTCCCAAAAGAGAAGCAGGTTTTTCTAAAGCTTCATCTTGAACCAGGTAATTTTCAAAGAGCTAAAAATGGTAAGAAAATTCGCGTTTTTCTTGGGCAGTTTTTAGGCTCCCTCTTTTATCAGGAAGATTTGGAAATTACCCAAAAATTGACGGCTAAAATTTTAGATGAACAGAAGATTGACTACTACTATCCCCATCCTAGAGTACCTTTGAATCCCTATCAAGATAAATTGAAAGAAACTATATTTTGCTTTGAAGAAGAAATTTATTTTTTACTGGAGGAGTATGAGTTCGTTGAGGTACATGGTTTTTACTCAACCTCGCTTTTGATGGTCAAAAATATAGAGGGTGTATCAGTTCATGGGTATCGGACTTTTTTAACAACTCATGAATCAAATGTTTTTGCAAAACGAGGTGTGCCCTATCAAAATGTGTCTCAATCAGACACACCTGTTGATATTGTTATGCCTGTCTATAATGGGGCTGAAACCATTAGTCAAACGATTGATTCAGTCTTAAACCAAACCCACCAAGCCTTTCGACTGCTAATTGTTGATGATGGCTCGACAGATAATACAGAGGAAATATGTAAGCCTTATCTAGTAGACGAGCGAATACAGTATATCAGGGAAAGTCATAAAGGGATTTCAGAAACTTTAAATCATGGAGTCAGCCTGTCTCAAACGAAATATGTAGCCAGACAAGATGCAGATGATGTATGGATGCCTTGGCACTTAGATTTTCTCTTGCAAAAGTTAGAGAAAAATCCTCAATTGGACCTTATCGGAGCTAGAGTCGTCGCAGAAGAAGATGCCATAATAGATAAAATCAAACGGAATCCATCTCATCACTTATCAGGAGAAAAATTATGGTTAGAGCTTGCTTATCGAAATGTCTTTAATCATTCAACTGTTATCTTTAAACGCTCTGCCTATGATGAGGCAGGAGGCTATGATGCTAAGTGTGATGGATTTGAAGATTGGCATTTGTGGTCTCGAATGGTTACAAAGGATAATGCTTTAGTTTTGAATATAGTAACAACCTACTATCGTTTATCAGAACGTTATAAACGTGGCATGACTTTTCGTGCGAGACTAGCAAGAAGTCGTGGTTTAAGATTGGAGGATGTATTAAAATAA
- a CDS encoding glycosyltransferase family 4 protein encodes MVKVFTIKEVVPVSSYGFERSQLARQEIFKSLEVEQELVLTNLENFVPNFVETLENLGFEDFHHVIYDQSNLARQKPSVKKDFVEELKGVVRVESTNEGYVGLIRYQDGSVECYTSQLLYRYSHQEKLFTLYDSKGELLKGDVSENYHSYQNLRSGETYTQWQLVSLYLANNSTVEDRFIIDMVNEYPLQLRKFFQNTGRTLFAYTHYNILDTQMKFVLQNWCQNLVASPVLEERLGSNLVRFLPPIYVKEGIEKEYTSVTDWCIVGNMTFLKRCEWAIEAFRELPDSKLTIYGNLPVGYTEEDLPDNVHFKGFVENVPYENHEGYISCSMSECFANAAVEASSCGLVCLLSDVDLAHKFYASKCENTKVFRTSEELKSLLFDYRIGRCFKSSRFYSCYTKDTVLELYRYLILG; translated from the coding sequence ATGGTTAAAGTATTTACAATTAAAGAAGTAGTTCCTGTAAGTTCTTATGGTTTTGAAAGAAGTCAATTAGCACGTCAGGAAATCTTTAAAAGTTTAGAGGTAGAACAGGAACTTGTTTTAACAAATTTAGAGAATTTTGTACCAAATTTTGTTGAAACCCTTGAAAATCTTGGATTTGAAGATTTTCACCATGTTATTTATGATCAGTCAAATCTAGCTAGACAGAAACCCAGTGTAAAAAAAGATTTTGTAGAAGAGCTAAAGGGTGTTGTTAGGGTTGAGTCTACAAATGAGGGGTATGTTGGTCTTATTCGCTATCAAGATGGAAGTGTTGAATGTTATACCTCTCAACTATTGTATCGATATTCTCATCAAGAAAAGTTGTTTACTCTTTATGATAGTAAAGGAGAATTACTCAAAGGGGATGTGAGTGAAAATTACCATTCTTATCAAAATCTAAGAAGTGGTGAAACCTATACCCAATGGCAGTTAGTCAGTCTCTATCTAGCTAACAATTCTACAGTCGAAGATCGCTTTATCATCGATATGGTTAATGAATACCCTCTTCAATTGAGGAAGTTCTTCCAAAACACAGGTCGTACCTTGTTTGCATATACTCATTACAATATTTTAGACACTCAAATGAAGTTTGTCTTACAAAACTGGTGTCAAAATTTAGTTGCAAGTCCAGTTTTGGAAGAGCGATTAGGATCTAATTTGGTCCGGTTCTTGCCCCCGATTTATGTAAAAGAGGGTATAGAAAAAGAGTACACTTCTGTAACAGATTGGTGTATTGTAGGGAACATGACTTTTTTGAAACGTTGTGAGTGGGCGATTGAGGCGTTTAGGGAGTTACCTGATAGTAAATTGACGATTTATGGAAATTTACCTGTAGGTTATACTGAAGAAGATTTACCTGATAATGTTCATTTTAAAGGATTTGTTGAAAATGTTCCTTATGAGAATCATGAGGGTTATATCTCTTGTTCTATGAGCGAATGTTTTGCAAATGCTGCTGTTGAAGCATCTTCATGTGGTTTGGTTTGTTTGCTTTCTGATGTAGATTTAGCACATAAATTTTATGCAAGTAAATGTGAAAATACTAAGGTTTTTCGTACATCTGAAGAATTGAAATCTTTACTATTCGATTATCGAATAGGCAGGTGCTTTAAATCTTCAAGGTTTTATTCTTGCTATACAAAAGACACTGTGTTAGAATTATACCGATACTTGATTTTAGGTTAA
- a CDS encoding LPXTG cell wall anchor domain-containing protein: MFRDNKREIFSFRKYKNGRTDSKLIGATLLALGVGLVTTTQSVSADVVNGAGGSEVALVDSVDKTTSKNTNTFTDDTDTSKVAKFDAVLNKGVAEPTKANENKGDADGSDVLTVTSETTVNYKLEEDKSLLKTETVATGQGTITTPYDKKGLAADTDGKDYRESTVDKKGITVSEETGKEDTLELNGKVYERTRSEVEGADKAKYSKTQFNDIEASVSPEGMHNKLGEIDYTKTTGKVYLVEETSDGHYGKFVETDGVSSDEDAVSKWKAGLANAKDFTKANVTLQEGDSILVLDKDTYAVANPSLVKTKKRYSSPTYEVIPDVVDTDSSVNFDNPTYVLEQIDANQTANILEAGKDGIFGTSDDVERTVTGDKIADFSAGSGKAFIKEDLKPFFNLPDYNVLPVNTNPSIKDVLKNHESYYVLYEILKFAENEATSDSDKEKIRAAKSKVDAYLDSVATTLESKGLKVAYVKDSTLSNIRGKYYFVSDGSTEGDQFLANSEEASKLLSPNSSNIHSNFENLTFSNVKETKSISGDIETTVKVEKNYKILDTASLELETITTTKRTHLVTKENILSNYLEGQDTVTKEETSDLVKKGSVKVNDDGSVTVTTVETMPVYKFYKGVSFDHDNENSNEVQPDSDGFLRLSDDANGFSATAESSHNETTYNKREVITPIRAYKVVADGNSVVTHYYREKKAPLNVNYYLENTTTSLAPSENQADLPVKSDYTTQAKTIEPKTEVQDLPEKTVTTVTTYELVATPDNANGKIAEGGTTVNYYYRAVVNTTEVAKKAPVLVNYYIENTETKLAPSDDQGQKDIGSKYTSETKVIEPKVETEDLPDRVVTKTTRYELVSVPSDKEGTVPVEGKVVNYYYRPVVTTETVMKKAPVLVNYYIENTETKLAPSDDQGQKEIGSNYTSETKVIEPKVEKEELPDRTITKTTKYELVKVPEDKEGTVPVEGKVVNYYYRPVVTTETVMKKAPVLVNYYIENTETKLAPSDDQGQKEIGSNYTSETKVIEPKVEKEELPDRTITKTTKYELVKVPEDKEGTVPVEGKVVNYYYRPVVTTETVMKKAPVLVNYYIENTETKLAPSDDQGQKEIGSNYTSETKVIEPKVEQEELPDRTITKTTKYELVKVPEDKEGTVPVEGKVVNYYYRPVVTTETVMKKAPVLVNYYIENTETKLAPSDDQGQKEIGSNYTTEAKVIPSKVEKVVENGNVITRTTSYDLVKVPEDKDGIVPVGGKVVNYYYREVVEEVAKPNEAPKVEIPELKIPEESKPEPKPEPAPQPAPAPQPEPQPEPSPAPSPVPATPETPERPIAPATPEQLAEPATSQYLDGQRELPNTGTEDNASLAALGLFGVLSGFGLVARKKKED; the protein is encoded by the coding sequence ATGTTTAGAGACAACAAGCGTGAAATTTTTTCTTTCCGTAAATATAAGAATGGTAGAACTGATTCAAAATTAATCGGTGCAACACTTCTTGCACTAGGTGTTGGTTTAGTTACAACAACACAATCAGTTTCGGCAGATGTTGTAAATGGTGCAGGTGGAAGTGAGGTTGCATTGGTAGATAGTGTCGATAAGACAACTTCTAAAAATACGAATACATTCACAGATGATACTGATACCAGTAAAGTTGCTAAATTCGATGCAGTCTTGAATAAAGGGGTTGCTGAACCTACTAAAGCTAACGAAAATAAAGGTGACGCTGACGGTTCGGATGTGCTAACTGTCACTTCTGAGACTACTGTAAATTACAAGTTGGAAGAAGATAAGTCACTTTTGAAAACTGAAACAGTAGCGACAGGTCAAGGAACAATTACAACTCCTTACGATAAGAAAGGTCTTGCCGCAGATACAGACGGTAAAGACTACCGTGAGTCAACTGTTGATAAAAAGGGGATTACTGTTTCTGAAGAAACAGGTAAAGAAGACACTCTTGAATTGAACGGTAAGGTTTATGAACGTACACGCTCTGAGGTTGAGGGTGCTGACAAAGCTAAGTATAGTAAAACTCAATTCAACGATATCGAAGCAAGTGTGTCACCAGAAGGAATGCACAACAAACTAGGGGAAATTGATTATACAAAAACGACAGGTAAAGTTTATCTTGTCGAAGAAACTTCTGACGGTCACTACGGTAAGTTCGTAGAAACTGACGGGGTATCAAGCGATGAAGATGCTGTTTCTAAATGGAAAGCAGGTCTTGCAAATGCTAAAGACTTCACGAAAGCAAATGTAACTCTTCAAGAAGGCGACTCTATTCTTGTATTAGATAAAGATACTTATGCAGTGGCAAATCCTAGTCTTGTGAAAACTAAAAAACGTTATAGTTCACCAACTTATGAAGTGATTCCAGATGTTGTCGATACTGATAGTTCTGTAAATTTTGATAATCCTACTTATGTGTTAGAGCAAATAGATGCAAATCAAACAGCTAATATTTTAGAAGCTGGTAAAGATGGTATTTTTGGTACATCTGATGATGTGGAACGAACTGTAACAGGGGATAAAATTGCTGATTTTTCAGCTGGGTCTGGTAAAGCTTTTATAAAGGAAGATTTGAAACCTTTCTTTAATTTACCTGACTATAATGTTTTACCTGTAAATACTAATCCTAGTATAAAGGACGTTTTAAAAAATCATGAATCGTATTACGTTTTATATGAAATTTTAAAATTTGCAGAAAATGAGGCAACTAGTGATTCAGATAAAGAGAAAATAAGGGCTGCTAAGTCTAAAGTGGATGCTTATTTGGATTCGGTAGCTACTACTTTAGAGAGCAAAGGCTTGAAAGTTGCTTATGTAAAAGATTCAACTTTAAGTAACATTCGAGGTAAATACTACTTTGTTTCAGATGGTTCAACCGAAGGTGACCAATTCTTAGCTAATAGTGAAGAAGCTTCTAAGCTACTTAGTCCAAACTCATCTAATATTCACAGTAATTTTGAAAATCTAACATTTTCGAATGTTAAGGAAACAAAATCTATTTCAGGTGATATTGAAACTACTGTAAAAGTTGAGAAAAATTATAAGATTTTAGATACTGCTAGTTTAGAACTGGAAACAATTACAACAACAAAACGTACTCATTTAGTCACTAAAGAAAATATATTGTCTAACTATCTTGAAGGTCAAGATACTGTAACCAAGGAAGAAACATCTGATTTAGTTAAAAAAGGTTCAGTTAAAGTTAACGATGATGGTTCGGTGACGGTGACAACAGTAGAAACTATGCCTGTTTATAAATTTTATAAAGGTGTTAGTTTTGATCATGATAATGAAAATTCGAATGAGGTGCAACCTGATTCAGATGGATTTTTACGATTATCTGATGATGCCAATGGTTTCTCAGCTACAGCTGAAAGCTCTCATAATGAAACAACTTATAACAAACGTGAGGTAATTACACCTATTCGAGCTTATAAAGTTGTTGCTGATGGTAATTCTGTGGTAACACATTACTACCGTGAGAAGAAAGCCCCTCTGAACGTTAACTACTATCTAGAAAATACAACGACTTCTCTAGCACCTAGTGAAAACCAAGCAGACTTACCAGTTAAGTCTGACTACACAACTCAAGCTAAAACGATTGAACCAAAAACAGAGGTTCAAGACTTACCAGAGAAAACAGTTACGACAGTAACTACTTATGAGTTAGTAGCTACACCAGATAATGCGAATGGTAAGATTGCTGAGGGTGGAACAACTGTTAATTATTACTACCGAGCAGTAGTTAATACTACTGAAGTAGCGAAGAAAGCGCCTGTGTTGGTAAATTATTATATTGAAAACACTGAGACTAAACTAGCACCGAGCGATGATCAAGGTCAAAAGGATATTGGATCTAAGTATACGTCAGAAACTAAGGTGATTGAACCAAAAGTTGAAACTGAGGACTTACCAGACCGTGTAGTAACAAAAACTACAAGATATGAGTTGGTAAGTGTGCCTAGTGATAAAGAAGGGACAGTTCCAGTTGAGGGTAAAGTAGTAAATTACTATTACCGTCCAGTTGTAACAACTGAAACTGTCATGAAGAAAGCACCCGTTCTTGTAAACTACTACATTGAAAACACTGAAACTAAATTAGCTCCAAGTGATGACCAAGGTCAAAAAGAAATTGGCTCTAACTATACTAGTGAAACTAAGGTAATTGAACCAAAAGTAGAAAAAGAAGAACTTCCTGATAGAACTATCACTAAGACAACTAAGTACGAACTTGTGAAAGTACCTGAAGACAAGGAAGGTACCGTTCCAGTTGAGGGTAAAGTAGTCAATTACTATTACCGTCCAGTTGTAACAACTGAAACTGTCATGAAGAAAGCACCCGTTCTTGTAAACTACTACATTGAAAACACTGAAACTAAATTAGCTCCAAGTGATGACCAAGGTCAAAAAGAAATTGGCTCTAACTATACTAGTGAAACTAAGGTAATTGAACCAAAAGTAGAAAAAGAAGAACTTCCTGATAGAACTATCACTAAGACAACTAAGTACGAACTGGTGAAAGTGCCTGAAGACAAGGAAGGTACCGTTCCAGTTGAGGGTAAAGTAGTCAATTACTATTACCGTCCAGTTGTAACAACTGAAACTGTCATGAAGAAGGCACCCGTTCTTGTAAACTACTACATTGAAAACACTGAAACTAAATTAGCTCCAAGTGATGACCAAGGTCAAAAAGAAATTGGCTCTAACTATACTAGTGAAACTAAGGTAATTGAACCAAAAGTAGAACAAGAAGAACTTCCTGATAGAACTATCACTAAGACAACTAAGTACGAACTGGTGAAAGTACCTGAAGACAAGGAAGGTACCGTTCCAGTTGAGGGTAAAGTAGTCAATTACTATTACCGTCCAGTTGTAACAACTGAAACTGTCATGAAGAAAGCGCCAGTTCTTGTAAACTACTACATTGAAAACACTGAAACAAAACTAGCACCAAGTGATGACCAAGGTCAAAAAGAAATTGGTTCAAATTATACAACTGAAGCGAAAGTTATTCCAAGTAAAGTTGAAAAAGTTGTTGAAAACGGAAATGTAATCACAAGAACAACTTCTTATGATCTAGTAAAAGTACCTGAAGATAAAGACGGAATTGTTCCAGTTGGTGGTAAAGTCGTAAACTATTACTACCGTGAAGTAGTTGAAGAGGTTGCAAAACCAAATGAAGCTCCTAAAGTGGAAATTCCAGAGTTGAAGATTCCTGAAGAGTCTAAGCCAGAGCCAAAACCGGAACCGGCTCCACAACCAGCTCCAGCTCCTCAGCCAGAGCCACAACCAGAACCTAGTCCTGCACCAAGTCCAGTTCCAGCTACACCAGAGACACCTGAACGACCAATAGCTCCAGCGACACCAGAACAACTAGCAGAACCTGCTACATCACAGTATTTGGATGGTCAACGCGAACTTCCAAATACTGGTACAGAAGACAATGCTAGCCTTGCAGCGCTTGGACTTTTTGGAGTCTTGAGTGGATTTGGTCTTGTAGCTCGCAAGAAGAAAGAAGATTAA
- the ftsW gene encoding cell division peptidoglycan polymerase FtsW, giving the protein MKISKRHLLNYSILVPYLLLSILGLIVVYSTTSAILIEEGKSALQLVRSQGMFWILSLILIALIYKLKLNFLRKERLLFIVMFVELILLALARLIGTPVNGAYGWISVGPLTIQPAEYLKIIIVWYLAQRFSKQQDEIGIYDFQVLTQNQWIPRAFNDWRFVLLVMIGSLAIFPDLGNATILALVALIMYTVSGIAHRWFIAFIGVLFGVSALSLSAISMIGVDKFSKVPVFGYVAKRFSAYFNPFADLAGSGHQLANSYFAMVNGGWFGLGLGNSIEKRGYLPEAHTDFVFSIVIEEFGFVGASLILALVFFLILRIILVGIRAKNPFNSMMAIGVGGMMLVQVFVNIGGISGIIPSTGVTFPFLSQGGNSLLVLSVAIAFVLNIDASEKRAQLYEELEAHSSNYM; this is encoded by the coding sequence ATGAAGATTAGTAAGAGGCACCTGTTAAACTATTCTATTCTAGTTCCTTACTTACTTTTATCTATTTTGGGCTTGATTGTAGTTTATTCTACAACCAGTGCCATTCTTATCGAAGAAGGTAAAAGCGCCCTCCAATTGGTTCGAAGTCAGGGAATGTTTTGGATACTTAGTTTAATATTGATTGCCTTGATATATAAGCTGAAACTGAATTTTTTAAGAAAAGAACGACTCTTATTTATTGTTATGTTTGTTGAGCTGATTCTTTTGGCTCTGGCTCGCTTAATTGGTACGCCAGTCAATGGAGCCTATGGTTGGATTTCAGTAGGACCTTTGACCATTCAGCCAGCTGAGTATTTGAAGATTATCATCGTTTGGTACTTGGCCCAACGTTTTTCAAAACAACAGGATGAAATTGGGATTTACGATTTTCAAGTTTTAACTCAAAATCAATGGATTCCTCGTGCTTTTAATGATTGGCGCTTCGTCCTACTAGTAATGATAGGAAGTTTAGCTATTTTCCCAGATTTGGGGAATGCTACCATCCTAGCTCTGGTCGCCTTGATTATGTATACAGTTAGTGGAATTGCTCATCGTTGGTTTATAGCCTTTATCGGTGTATTATTTGGAGTTTCAGCCCTATCCTTATCAGCTATTTCTATGATCGGGGTTGATAAGTTTTCAAAAGTTCCAGTATTTGGTTACGTTGCTAAGCGTTTCAGTGCCTACTTTAATCCCTTTGCTGATTTGGCAGGGTCAGGCCACCAACTTGCAAATTCCTACTTTGCCATGGTAAATGGTGGGTGGTTTGGTCTAGGCTTAGGAAATTCAATCGAAAAACGTGGTTATTTACCAGAGGCCCATACAGACTTTGTATTTTCAATTGTTATTGAAGAGTTTGGATTTGTGGGAGCCAGCTTGATTTTAGCACTTGTCTTTTTCCTGATTTTACGAATTATCCTAGTCGGTATTCGTGCTAAGAATCCCTTTAATTCTATGATGGCGATTGGGGTTGGGGGGATGATGCTGGTACAGGTATTTGTCAATATCGGTGGAATTTCTGGCATTATTCCTTCGACAGGAGTAACCTTCCCCTTCTTATCGCAAGGAGGGAACAGTCTCCTAGTCTTGTCTGTAGCCATCGCCTTTGTCTTAAATATTGATGCAAGTGAAAAACGTGCCCAATTGTATGAGGAGTTAGAAGCTCACTCATCAAACTATATGTAG
- the ppc gene encoding phosphoenolpyruvate carboxylase, with the protein MSLQKLENYSNKAVVQEEVLILTELLEDITKNMIAPETFEKIMQLKELSTQEDYQGLNQLVTSLTNDEMAYISRYFSILPLLINISEDVDLAYEINHQNNIDQDYLGKLSATIKMVAEKENAVEILEHLNVVPVLTAHPTQVQRKSMLDLTNHIHTLLRKYRDVKLGLINKEKWHNDLRRYIEIIMQTDMIREKKLKVTNEITNVMEYYNSSFLKAVPHLTAEYKRLAKKHGLELKHPKPITMGMWIGGDRDGNPFVTADTLKQSAMTQCEVIMNYYDEKIYQLYREFSLSTSIVNVSKQVREMARQSKDNSIYREKELYRRALFDIQSKIQATKTYLIEDKEVGARYETANDFYKDLITIRDSLLENKGEALISGDFVELIQAVEIFGFYLASIDMRQDSSVHEACVAELLKSAGIHSHYSELSEEEKCQLLLKELEEDPRILSATHVEKSELLEKELAIFKAARKLKDKLGDDVIRQTIISHATSVSDMLELAILLKEVGLVDKERARVQIVPLFETIEDLDHSEETMREYLSLPLAKKWIASRNNYQEIMLGYSDSNKDGGYLSSCWTLYKAQQQLTAIGDEFGVKVTFFHGRGGTVGRGGGPTYEAITSQPLKSIKDRIRLTEQGEVIGNKYGNKDAAYYNLEMLVSAAINRMITQKKSDTNTSNRYEAIMDQVVDRSYDIYRDLVFGNDHFYDYFFESSPIKAISSFNIGSRPAARKTITEIGGLRAIPWVFSWSQSRVMFPGWYGVGSSFKEFIDKNPENIAILRDMYQNWPFFQSLLSNVDMVLSKSNMNIAFEYAKLCEDEEVKAIYETILNEWQVTKEVILAIEGYDELLAENPYLKASLDYRMPYFNILNYIQLELIKRQRRGELSSDQEKLIHTTINGIATGLRNSG; encoded by the coding sequence ATGTCTCTTCAAAAATTAGAAAACTATAGTAATAAAGCTGTCGTGCAAGAAGAAGTATTGATTTTAACAGAATTGTTAGAAGATATCACTAAAAACATGATTGCCCCAGAGACTTTTGAAAAAATCATGCAGTTGAAGGAATTGTCAACTCAAGAAGATTATCAAGGTTTGAACCAATTAGTAACTAGTCTGACAAATGATGAAATGGCTTATATTTCACGCTATTTCTCTATCTTGCCTCTTTTGATTAATATTTCAGAAGACGTGGATTTGGCATATGAAATCAACCACCAAAATAATATCGATCAAGATTATCTTGGGAAATTGTCAGCAACGATTAAAATGGTTGCAGAAAAAGAAAATGCGGTTGAAATTCTAGAACACTTGAATGTTGTTCCTGTTTTGACAGCCCATCCAACACAAGTGCAACGTAAGAGTATGTTGGATTTGACTAACCATATCCATACCCTCTTGCGTAAGTACCGTGATGTGAAATTAGGCTTGATTAATAAGGAAAAATGGCATAATGATCTCCGTCGGTATATTGAGATTATTATGCAGACAGATATGATTCGTGAAAAGAAATTGAAAGTGACCAATGAAATCACGAATGTTATGGAATACTACAATAGTTCATTCCTGAAGGCAGTTCCTCATTTGACTGCTGAGTACAAGCGTCTGGCTAAAAAACATGGACTGGAGTTGAAACATCCTAAACCAATTACCATGGGAATGTGGATTGGTGGAGACCGTGATGGTAATCCTTTTGTTACAGCAGATACCTTAAAACAATCTGCCATGACTCAGTGTGAAGTCATCATGAATTACTATGATGAAAAGATTTACCAACTTTATCGTGAGTTCTCTCTCTCAACCAGTATTGTCAATGTGAGCAAGCAAGTCAGAGAAATGGCTCGTCAATCCAAGGATAATTCTATTTACCGTGAAAAAGAGCTGTATCGTCGTGCCTTGTTTGATATTCAATCAAAAATCCAAGCAACAAAAACTTATCTGATTGAGGATAAGGAAGTTGGGGCTCGCTATGAAACAGCCAATGATTTTTATAAGGATTTAATTACCATTCGTGATTCCCTCTTGGAAAATAAGGGTGAAGCACTGATTTCTGGTGATTTTGTTGAGTTGATCCAGGCAGTTGAAATTTTTGGTTTCTATTTGGCATCTATTGACATGCGTCAAGATTCTAGTGTTCATGAAGCCTGTGTAGCTGAACTCTTGAAATCAGCAGGTATTCATTCTCATTATAGCGAACTAAGTGAAGAAGAAAAATGCCAACTTCTCTTGAAAGAATTGGAAGAAGATCCACGTATTCTTTCTGCTACTCACGTTGAAAAATCAGAGTTACTTGAAAAAGAATTAGCAATCTTTAAGGCTGCTCGTAAGTTGAAAGATAAGTTGGGAGATGATGTCATTCGTCAGACCATCATTTCACATGCAACCAGCGTATCAGACATGTTGGAATTGGCTATCTTGTTAAAAGAAGTAGGGCTAGTTGATAAAGAAAGAGCCCGTGTCCAAATCGTTCCTCTCTTTGAAACAATTGAGGACTTGGATCACTCAGAAGAAACCATGAGAGAATATCTTTCTCTTCCTCTTGCTAAGAAATGGATTGCTTCACGTAATAACTACCAAGAAATCATGCTTGGTTACTCTGATAGTAATAAAGATGGTGGCTATCTATCATCATGTTGGACCCTCTACAAGGCTCAACAACAATTGACTGCTATTGGAGATGAATTTGGTGTTAAGGTTACCTTCTTCCATGGTCGTGGTGGTACTGTCGGTCGTGGTGGTGGACCAACCTATGAAGCCATCACATCTCAACCGCTCAAGTCTATCAAGGATCGTATCCGTTTGACGGAGCAGGGTGAAGTAATTGGGAATAAATATGGTAACAAAGATGCTGCTTACTATAATCTTGAAATGTTGGTTTCAGCAGCCATTAACCGTATGATTACTCAGAAGAAGAGCGATACAAATACCTCAAATCGTTATGAAGCTATTATGGATCAAGTAGTGGACCGTAGTTACGATATCTACCGTGATTTGGTCTTTGGAAATGATCATTTCTATGATTATTTCTTCGAATCAAGTCCAATCAAGGCGATTTCAAGCTTTAATATTGGTTCTCGTCCAGCCGCTCGTAAGACTATTACTGAAATTGGTGGTTTGCGTGCCATCCCTTGGGTATTCTCATGGTCGCAAAGCCGTGTTATGTTTCCTGGTTGGTATGGGGTTGGTTCAAGCTTCAAGGAATTTATCGATAAAAATCCTGAGAATATCGCTATCCTACGAGATATGTACCAAAACTGGCCTTTCTTCCAATCGCTTCTTTCAAATGTTGATATGGTCTTGTCAAAATCAAATATGAACATTGCTTTTGAATATGCCAAACTGTGTGAGGATGAAG